In Tsuneonella dongtanensis, a single window of DNA contains:
- a CDS encoding LacI family DNA-binding transcriptional regulator, whose protein sequence is MRGSTGAKGEAPTINDVAALAGVSKKTVSRVINKSPLLTEPTRKKVEAAIVELGFVPNPQARALALRRNFLIVLLHDNPNAQTVQNFQKGVLQTIGDSDLALVVRPVDRTSDGMLEDVRAFLEKHRPLGVLLLPPISERDDLAEVCRACGVEYVRVGSAPLDDEAHCVASNDREVVREACKALIAAGHRRFGFVRGPAGFRSALEREEGFRDAMNGAGVAIDDVLFAQGNYRFDSGIAAGNQLLLATPRPTAIFASNDEMAAGVMHAAKARGIDVPDDLSIVGFDDSPTASHLWPPLSTVRWPIVEMGRVAARKLVERYLPDIDDDEKELPTRLPSTFIDRGSIAPRPD, encoded by the coding sequence GTGAGGGGAAGCACGGGCGCCAAGGGCGAGGCGCCTACCATCAACGATGTCGCGGCGCTCGCCGGAGTTTCGAAGAAGACCGTCAGCCGGGTCATCAACAAGTCGCCCCTGCTCACCGAGCCCACGCGGAAGAAGGTCGAAGCCGCGATCGTCGAACTCGGCTTCGTGCCGAACCCGCAGGCACGCGCACTGGCACTTCGCCGCAATTTCCTGATCGTGCTTCTGCATGACAATCCCAACGCCCAGACGGTGCAGAACTTCCAGAAGGGGGTCTTGCAGACGATCGGGGACAGCGACCTCGCGCTTGTTGTCCGCCCCGTCGATCGCACGTCGGACGGTATGCTGGAGGATGTCCGTGCCTTCCTCGAAAAACACCGGCCGCTCGGTGTCCTGCTGCTGCCGCCGATTTCGGAGCGCGACGATCTGGCCGAGGTGTGCCGGGCGTGCGGCGTCGAATACGTGCGCGTCGGTTCCGCGCCTCTGGACGATGAAGCCCATTGCGTCGCATCGAACGACCGCGAGGTGGTGCGCGAGGCTTGCAAGGCGTTGATCGCCGCAGGACATCGCCGCTTCGGTTTCGTTCGCGGCCCGGCCGGCTTTCGTTCCGCACTCGAGCGTGAGGAAGGGTTCCGCGACGCGATGAACGGGGCAGGGGTTGCCATCGACGACGTGCTGTTCGCGCAGGGCAACTACCGCTTCGATTCAGGCATCGCCGCTGGCAACCAGTTGCTCCTGGCAACGCCTCGTCCAACGGCCATATTTGCTAGCAACGACGAGATGGCGGCGGGTGTCATGCATGCCGCAAAGGCCCGCGGAATCGATGTTCCCGACGACCTTTCGATCGTGGGCTTCGACGATTCCCCGACCGCTTCGCACCTGTGGCCGCCGCTCAGCACGGTGCGCTGGCCGATTGTCGAAATGGGGCGCGTTGCCGCCCGTAAGCTGGTGGAGCGTTACCTTCCCGATATCGACGATGACGAAAAGGAACTGCCGACCAGGCTGCCCTCGACCTTCATCGACAGGGGATCGATAGCGCCGCGCCCCGACTAG
- a CDS encoding sugar kinase — protein sequence MTVTCFGELLVRLTPPGNRLMVQADSLDLTVGGAEANVAVALASLGHAVRFTGMVCDNPLGDRALAALRSTGVDVRHLARAPGRMGLYFLENGAGSRPSTITYDRAGSAFAEADPSSIDFAAALDGSRLLHSGGITPALGPKGVALAKAAHQAAKAANVPICFDGNYRGALWSAWESNPRAILYDLVSDATILIGNHRDISLLLGRAFSGDGADRRREAAEAAFDAFPNLKLIASTARQIVSSGHHRIAARVDGRDAAHQTAEIDVTGIVDRIGTGDAFAGGAIHGWIEGGDEKAMAEGGLALCALKHSIPGDMPLIDRARLAAFAPGSADVVR from the coding sequence ATGACTGTCACTTGCTTCGGCGAACTGCTCGTCCGGCTCACGCCGCCCGGTAACCGCCTCATGGTCCAGGCCGATTCGCTCGACCTGACGGTCGGCGGTGCCGAGGCGAACGTAGCGGTCGCGCTCGCTTCCCTGGGCCATGCGGTGCGGTTCACCGGCATGGTCTGCGATAACCCGCTCGGGGACCGGGCGCTGGCCGCGCTGCGCAGCACCGGGGTGGATGTGCGCCACCTCGCGCGCGCGCCGGGCAGGATGGGGCTCTATTTCCTCGAAAACGGTGCCGGCTCGCGACCGTCGACCATCACCTATGACCGCGCCGGGAGTGCCTTTGCCGAAGCGGACCCCTCGTCGATCGACTTCGCCGCGGCGCTGGACGGCTCGCGTCTCCTGCATAGCGGAGGGATTACACCGGCCCTTGGTCCGAAAGGCGTGGCGCTCGCCAAGGCAGCCCACCAGGCAGCCAAGGCAGCCAACGTCCCCATCTGTTTCGACGGCAACTATCGCGGCGCCTTGTGGAGCGCATGGGAGAGCAACCCGCGCGCGATACTGTATGACCTGGTGTCCGACGCGACGATCCTGATCGGCAACCACCGCGACATATCGCTGCTTCTCGGTCGCGCGTTCTCCGGCGATGGTGCAGACCGACGCCGCGAGGCCGCCGAAGCCGCCTTCGACGCATTTCCCAATCTGAAGCTCATCGCTTCGACCGCACGGCAGATCGTCTCGAGTGGGCACCACCGCATCGCCGCGCGCGTCGACGGCCGCGATGCGGCGCATCAGACGGCAGAGATCGACGTGACAGGCATTGTCGATCGCATCGGCACAGGCGATGCCTTTGCGGGGGGCGCGATCCACGGTTGGATCGAGGGCGGCGACGAGAAGGCCATGGCGGAAGGCGGCCTCGCCTTGTGTGCGCTGAAGCACAGCATTCCCGGCGACATGCCGCTCATCGACCGTGCGCGCCTCGCGGCATTTGCGCCCGGCAGTGCCGACGTCGTGCGCTGA
- the kduD gene encoding 2-dehydro-3-deoxy-D-gluconate 5-dehydrogenase KduD: MIDFSLSGRRALVTGANTGIGQAIAVALAAAGADVALAGRSEPAETLRLIADAGGKAVNIAADLSSIEPVERVVAETVEGLGGIDILVNNAGIIRRNDLADFTEEDWDAVVDTNLKSLFFLSQAAARHMVAQRRGKIVNIASLLSFQGGIRVPSYAAAKSGVAGVTRAMANELAPSGVQVNAIAPGYIATNNTAALQADETRNRQILERIPTGRWGRPEDIAGAAVFLASPASDYLTGQIIAVDGGWMAR, translated from the coding sequence ATGATCGACTTCAGTCTTTCGGGTCGAAGGGCGCTGGTCACCGGGGCCAACACCGGGATCGGCCAGGCCATCGCGGTGGCGCTTGCAGCGGCCGGTGCCGACGTCGCGCTGGCAGGACGGAGCGAGCCGGCCGAGACGCTGCGGCTGATCGCCGACGCCGGTGGCAAGGCCGTGAACATCGCTGCGGACCTGTCCTCGATCGAGCCGGTCGAGCGGGTCGTGGCCGAAACGGTCGAAGGTCTCGGCGGGATCGACATCCTCGTCAACAACGCCGGGATCATCCGCCGCAACGACCTTGCTGACTTCACCGAGGAGGACTGGGACGCGGTCGTCGATACCAACCTCAAGAGCCTGTTCTTCCTCAGCCAGGCGGCCGCCCGGCACATGGTAGCCCAGCGCCGCGGCAAGATCGTCAACATCGCCAGTCTGTTGAGCTTCCAGGGCGGTATCCGGGTGCCGAGCTATGCCGCGGCGAAGAGCGGCGTGGCCGGCGTGACCAGGGCCATGGCGAACGAACTCGCGCCGTCCGGGGTGCAGGTCAACGCGATCGCGCCCGGGTACATCGCGACCAACAACACCGCCGCGCTGCAGGCCGACGAGACCCGCAACCGCCAGATCCTCGAGCGCATCCCGACCGGACGCTGGGGCCGGCCCGAGGATATCGCCGGCGCGGCAGTCTTCCTCGCCTCGCCCGCCAGCGACTATCTGACGGGACAGATAATCGCCGTCGACGGCGGATGGATGGCGCGCTAG
- a CDS encoding RpiB/LacA/LacB family sugar-phosphate isomerase, giving the protein MKIALIIENSQAAKSSVVEDALRSVAEPMGHAVHHYGMYTPDDAASLTYVMNGLLAGILLNSRAADFVVTGCGTGMGSMLACNAMPGVFCGLVIDPTDAFLFSQINDGNCMSMPYAKGFGWAAELNLQDCYRKIFENEGGAGYPKERAHLMAANRTKLKDLKAASTHDMLTVLKSVDQDLLKAAVAGERFAEYFYANSQDEGISAYLRELTGVSEPALS; this is encoded by the coding sequence ATGAAGATCGCGCTTATCATCGAGAACAGCCAGGCGGCCAAGAGTTCGGTTGTGGAGGATGCGCTGCGGAGCGTGGCGGAGCCGATGGGGCACGCGGTTCACCACTACGGCATGTACACGCCGGACGACGCGGCATCGCTGACCTATGTGATGAACGGCCTGCTCGCGGGCATCCTGCTGAACTCCAGGGCTGCGGATTTCGTGGTGACCGGGTGCGGCACGGGCATGGGCTCGATGCTCGCGTGCAACGCGATGCCGGGCGTGTTCTGCGGCCTGGTGATCGATCCGACCGACGCGTTCCTGTTCAGCCAGATCAACGACGGCAACTGCATGTCGATGCCCTATGCCAAGGGCTTCGGCTGGGCCGCGGAGCTCAACCTGCAGGATTGCTACCGCAAGATCTTCGAGAACGAGGGCGGCGCGGGCTATCCGAAGGAACGCGCGCACCTGATGGCGGCCAACCGCACCAAGCTGAAGGACCTGAAGGCCGCATCGACGCACGACATGCTGACCGTGCTCAAGTCGGTCGACCAGGACCTGCTGAAGGCTGCTGTCGCGGGCGAGCGGTTCGCCGAGTACTTCTATGCCAACTCCCAGGACGAAGGCATCAGCGCCTATCTGCGCGAGCTGACCGGCGTCAGCGAACCTGCCCTGTCCTGA
- a CDS encoding TRAP transporter large permease produces the protein MDPALVVLLLALAVLLVIGTPVALALLLSTAAALVLLDIPLAVSLQRLAAGINVFSLLAIPFFIFAGDLMYRSGIAGQLVSIAEASLGRARGGLGQVNVGASMLFGAVSGSPIANASAMGSTISPMMQEKGYDRDYATNVNVTAAIVGLLIPPSHNMIIYAASAGTGVSIADLFLAGVFPGILTGLLLMFVAWRVAVARGYPAGVFPGWRAFAKATLYALPGLMTAIIIIGGILSGIFTATESSAIAVIYTIAVGVLVYRTVGWREFQDSAMASVRITAMVLLIIGAASSFGYVLAILEVPSGMASLIGSITNEPILVLLIINVMLLLLGTFMDMSPLIVITTPIFLPIVAPLGIDPVHFGIIMMLNLGIGLVTPPVGSVLFVGAAVSGISVEKTIRTIWPFYFALIAALLLVTYVPAISLALPAAFQ, from the coding sequence ATGGATCCGGCACTCGTCGTCCTGCTGCTTGCCCTTGCGGTGCTCCTCGTGATCGGCACCCCGGTGGCACTCGCGTTGCTGCTGTCGACCGCCGCGGCGCTTGTCCTGCTGGATATCCCCCTCGCAGTATCGCTCCAGCGGCTTGCAGCCGGGATCAACGTGTTCTCGCTGCTGGCGATCCCCTTCTTCATCTTTGCCGGCGACCTCATGTACCGATCCGGCATAGCCGGCCAATTGGTGAGCATTGCCGAAGCCTCGCTCGGGCGCGCGCGCGGTGGCCTGGGACAGGTCAACGTCGGTGCGTCCATGCTGTTCGGCGCGGTGTCCGGTTCGCCGATCGCGAATGCCTCGGCGATGGGGTCCACCATTTCCCCGATGATGCAAGAGAAAGGCTACGACCGCGATTACGCGACCAACGTGAACGTGACCGCCGCGATCGTCGGCCTGCTTATTCCGCCGTCGCACAACATGATCATCTACGCGGCTTCCGCGGGGACGGGCGTGTCGATCGCGGATCTGTTCCTTGCCGGGGTATTCCCGGGCATTCTCACCGGATTGTTGCTGATGTTCGTGGCCTGGCGCGTTGCAGTGGCGCGCGGCTATCCGGCGGGCGTCTTCCCCGGATGGCGGGCGTTCGCGAAGGCAACGCTCTATGCCCTGCCCGGCCTGATGACGGCGATCATCATCATCGGCGGCATCCTGAGCGGGATCTTCACCGCCACCGAATCATCGGCGATCGCGGTGATCTACACCATTGCGGTCGGCGTGCTGGTCTATCGGACGGTCGGCTGGCGTGAGTTCCAGGACAGTGCGATGGCATCGGTCCGGATTACCGCCATGGTCCTCCTCATCATCGGCGCGGCGAGCAGTTTCGGATATGTCCTCGCGATCCTCGAAGTCCCTTCGGGCATGGCCAGCCTTATCGGCTCGATCACGAACGAACCGATTCTCGTACTCTTGATCATCAACGTGATGCTGCTGTTGCTCGGCACTTTCATGGACATGTCGCCGCTGATCGTCATCACGACACCGATCTTCCTTCCGATCGTCGCCCCGCTGGGCATCGATCCGGTCCATTTCGGCATCATCATGATGCTCAACCTCGGTATCGGACTCGTGACGCCACCTGTCGGATCGGTGCTGTTCGTCGGCGCGGCGGTGAGCGGCATCAGCGTCGAGAAGACGATCCGGACGATATGGCCATTCTACTTCGCGCTCATCGCCGCGCTTCTGCTGGTGACCTACGTACCCGCGATCTCGCTGGCGTTGCCCGCAGCGTTCCAATGA